From Antedon mediterranea chromosome 9, ecAntMedi1.1, whole genome shotgun sequence, a single genomic window includes:
- the LOC140059306 gene encoding F-box only protein 7-like, protein MKLQLRFEKNIERVELNGSENETLKSLIDAAENCFRLQTGTFFVSLNRKDELRGSDNAPLSSFDIVSGDRIFVIERDKRKREKEKPGKSKAMSQREPTPTKTCKPSNSESEHASTSGTATAGLSNDKQQPERPVKAEEQFECISLEPMVIRDSTDDKIPLRLRTLLEKEMPQNEQEVLILICHILLLETGFNIKVKGDTGNDDPTLLDTRNKGSYSLTYSHDYCEQSTVTIVFVPMSSMLVAHAKLTGTSGAVSPLQLQFTDYIGNVVQGYPSTWKHLSSLSQIFKDNFALPILAAMRQNLNLPVLYGFLALMPEIQLKILSFLNVRDLMSLSSVCKHLHSLSNDSALWRRLAIKDFSLRKNKDTNWKRVYIQNYHYKLEMERRRRMKLHQDYPVQVVPPSFGLVPQYPQPFPNAFPGIRGGDYDLDPFSQSPTSLFNPRGIGSLPNSGPLPGARFDPLNPFRDPSNRPGRGGGLRDNYHNRLNFGGGFF, encoded by the exons gtTGCAAACCGGGACATTCTTTGTAAGTCTTAACAGAAAAGATGAACTCAGAGGATCTGACAATGCCCCACTATCATCATTTGACATTGTGTCAGGAGATAGAATATTTGTGATTGAAAGAGACAAAAGGAAAAGAGAGAAAGAAAAACCTGGAAAATCCAAAGCAATGAGTCAAAGAGAACCAACACCAACAAAAACATGTAAACCTTCAAATTCAGAATCAGAACATGCCTCCACTTCGGGCACAGCAACAGCAGGACTGTCCAATGATAAACAACAGCCTGAACGACCAGTAAAAGCTGAAGAACAATTTGAATGCATTTCCTTGGAGCCAATGGTGATAAGAGACTCTACAGATGATAAAATACCACTAAGGTTGAGAACTCTTCTGGAGAAAGAGATGCCGCAAAATGAACAAGAAGTTCTAATATTGATTTGCCACATTCTACTCCTTGAAACTGGTTTTAATATCAAA GTTAAAGGTGATACAGGGAATGACGACCCTACATTACTGGATACAAGGAACAAAGGATCTTACAGTCTTACGTATTCTCATGATTATTGTGAGCAATCCACAGTGACCATAGTGTTTGTTCCAATGTCCAGTATGCTGGTTGCACATG ccaaattgACGGGCACGAGTGGTGCTGTTTCACCTCTGCAACTGCAGTTTACTGATTACATTGGAAACGTTGTACAAG GGTATCCCTCCACATGGAAACATTTGTCATCCTTATCCCAGATATTTAAGGATAATTTTGCTCTGCCGATTTTAGCAGCTATGAGACAAA acctCAACTTACCAGTGTTATACGGATTTCTTGCCCTTATGCCCGAGATACAG CTCAAGATTCTCAGTTTTCTCAATGTACGTGATCTGATGTCATTATCTTCTGTCTGCAAACACCTGCATAGTCTTTCTAATGACAGTGCCCTCTGGAGAAGATTAGCCATAAAAGACTTCAGTTTGAGAAAAAACAAGGACACAAATTGGAAAAGG GTCTATATTCAAAATTATCATTACAAACTTGAAATGGAGAGGAGAAGACGAATGAAATTACATCAAGATTACCCAGTGCAAGTGGTACCTCCTAGTTTTGGTTTGGTACCGCAATATCCACAACCTTTTCCTAATGCTTTTCCAGGAATCAG aGGAGGAGACTATGATCTAGATCCATTTTCACAATCGCCAACCAGTCTGTTCAACCCACGAGGTATCGGAAGTTTACCAAATTCAGGACCTCTACCTGGTGCAAGATTTGACCCATTAAATCCATTTAGAGATCCATCTAACAGACCCGGAAGAGGTGGTGGACTCCGCGATAACTACCATAATCGGTTGAACTTTGGGGGTGGGTTTTTCTGA